A region of Cheilinus undulatus linkage group 10, ASM1832078v1, whole genome shotgun sequence DNA encodes the following proteins:
- the reep2 gene encoding receptor expression-enhancing protein 2 produces the protein MVSWMISRIVVLAFGTLYPAYSSYKAVKTKNVKEYVKWMMYWIVFALFTTAETATDLLLSWFPFYFELKIAFVIWLLSPYTKGSSVLYRKFVHPTLSNKEKEIDEYIAQAKDRSYETMMRFGKRGLNLAANAAVTAATKGQGVLSDKLRSFSMQDLTLINADDELALHTSDSRMRRDPMDEMSSGASTLPRAKSTTARQTRSLAHSDDVSSQHSSDQSDTRTEHSDDDMGDKAPKRSTSVKATKKPAAAKTETQTKTVKKTTATKKKTTTNAETPP, from the exons ATGGTATCGTGGATGATTTCGAGGATAGTAGT ccttgCCTTTGGGACGCTCTACCCAGCGTACTCTTCATACAAGGCTGTCAAAACGAAGAATGTGAAGGAATAT GTGAAGTGGATGATGTACTGGATAGTTTTTGCGTTATTCACCACAGCAGAGACGGCAACAGACCTGCTTCTGTCGTG GTTTCCATTTTACTTTGAGCTAAAGATTGCCTTTGTGATCTGGCTCCTGTCCCCATACACTAAGGGCTCCAGCGTCCTCTACCGCAAGTTTGTCCACCCTACCCTATCCAACAAAGAGAAG GAGATAGATGAGTACATTGCACAGGCCAAAGACAGGAGTTATGAGACCATGATGAGGTTTGGAAAGAGGGGTCTCAACCTGGCTGCTAATGCTGCAGTTACTGCAGCAACCAAG GGGCAGGGCGTGCTGTCAGACAAGCTGCGGAGTTTCAGCATGCAGGACCTGACTCTCATCAACGCTGATGATGAGCTGGCTCTGCACACGTCAGATTCCCGCATGAGACGAGACCCCATGGACGAGATGAGCTCAGGGGCCAGTACGCTGCCCCGGGCCAAGAGCACCACTGCACGGCAGA CGCGCTCATTGGCCCACAGTGACGATGTGTCATCTCAACACAGCTCTGACCAATCAGACACGAGGACTGAACACTCTGATGATGATATGGGCGATAAGGCCCCTAAACGCAGCACCAGCGTCAAAGCGACCAAGAAACCTGCAGCTGCTAAGACAGAG ACTCAGACCAAGACAGTGAAGAAGACGActgcaacaaagaaaaagactacAACTAACGCTGAGACACCACCGTGA